The Oleiphilus messinensis DNA segment AAGCGGCTAAAGATGAATGGCGAATCGAAAAACTTGAGCAATGGTTTGGTGATTTGTCTGATGTCCAGATTGAAATGGTTAAACAGCACACCACACTCATGCCCGATGAACAGAGCATCCGGATTCAGAACAGCCGCCAGTGGCGGGCCAGGTTAATGCAGTTTGCTCTGGATGACAATGTGGCTGAACTCAAACGCTGGTCTCAGGACTTTAGCGTCTGGTGGACTCCCGAGTACAAACAGCTCCGAAATGACAACAATGCCGCGCTGGATGAGCTTTTGATCGTTCTGCTTCCGACACTGACTGTTTCCCAGCGGGAGCATGCCAGTTCCGAAATGCAGGACTGGATCGAACGTTTAGGTGATGTTCTGTAACGGCGCTGTGCAAGTCTTGTTTCGCCTGTCTTGTTTCACCCGTATTGTTGTGTGATACCGACAATTAAGCCAGCACGCTGCCCTTTACCCACTTTGGAATTCGGGAACACAATGAATTCTATACCGGATTTCACCCGATACTCAGTGGACGGGTCTCGCCAGACCAGCGCTCCTTTGCTGAACGGCGTAAAGTTTGGAGCATCTTCATCCAGCATCAGTTGGAAGCCATCACCGGTATTAATAATTTCGTGCACAACGTTGAACACCTTGAGTGGTTTTGCGGCCGGGTTTCGAACATGGACTGTACTGTCCGCTTGGTTGTTGATCAGCTGCAGCAGGGCATCCGATAGCAATTGATAGTTTTTCAGATCGTTTTGTCCAAAGGGCGCCACCCGGCCCAGTTCCAGAGTAAAACTTTGTGCCTGACATTGGCGTTGCGTGTAGGCTGAGAAGGTTGAGCCCGTGTTATTCTGAATGAGAGCCGCCTCGATGCCGGATTCTTGTAGGAAATCCCGCTGCTCATCGGGCAAACAATCCGGGTGCGCAGTGGGATATACCGCAAACTGCTCAAAGTTTGAACTGCGTATTGCGGTATGACAGTCGAAGTGCAGTCGTTTTTCTCCGGAACTGAGAAAGTGTTCTGTTATTTTTTGCAGCTCTTTTGCCCGACAGCTCTCGTACTGCTGCGCCGTAGTGGGATGAGTTGAGAACATCCGGTTCAAGTTCGCTTCTGTAAAGCGTTCCTGGCGGAGCATCGCTTTTGGGTTTCCCAAAATAATACAGATCGGAATTCTGACGGCTTCCGGATACCGGAGTGCGTAGTTAAGCAACCGATCTATTAATTCGATTGGACCGGTTTCATTGCCGTGAATGCCGCAGGAAAGCAGCAATCGGGTCGATGCGAAATTTACAGGATGCAGGATCAATACGCCCTGCGCCGGGTGGAAACACTGAAAGCCCCGGATTTGATGACCGTCGGGGGCCATACTTTTGACCAACCAGGCAGGATAGTCGTCCGGTTGTCCGAGGTGTTTTTCCCAGTGCAGTGTGGCCTCCAGAAAACTGGAGTAGGGGGCAAAGAGGTCACACTTCTCTGGCAGGCTTATTGAACTTGCTTTGCGCTCGGCCATCGTTCTTTGTCCTCCAGTTTGCAGCCCTCTACACGGTCATCGCTGCAGATCAGGCCCGGGGTTTCAAATGGGCCATCAGGCGGTTTTCCAAGTTTCGGAAAATAAAAATGAGAATAAAGGTTAATACCAGATAGATCAGTGCAACAAACCCGAATGCCTCAAATGGTGCGTAAAAGCGGGCATTG contains these protein-coding regions:
- a CDS encoding succinylglutamate desuccinylase codes for the protein MAERKASSISLPEKCDLFAPYSSFLEATLHWEKHLGQPDDYPAWLVKSMAPDGHQIRGFQCFHPAQGVLILHPVNFASTRLLLSCGIHGNETGPIELIDRLLNYALRYPEAVRIPICIILGNPKAMLRQERFTEANLNRMFSTHPTTAQQYESCRAKELQKITEHFLSSGEKRLHFDCHTAIRSSNFEQFAVYPTAHPDCLPDEQRDFLQESGIEAALIQNNTGSTFSAYTQRQCQAQSFTLELGRVAPFGQNDLKNYQLLSDALLQLINNQADSTVHVRNPAAKPLKVFNVVHEIINTGDGFQLMLDEDAPNFTPFSKGALVWRDPSTEYRVKSGIEFIVFPNSKVGKGQRAGLIVGITQQYG